A genomic segment from Nicotiana tabacum cultivar K326 chromosome 9, ASM71507v2, whole genome shotgun sequence encodes:
- the LOC107822257 gene encoding eukaryotic translation initiation factor 5A-2, which produces MSDEEHQFESKADAGASKTYPQQAGTIRKNGHIVIKGRPCKVVEVSTSKTGKHGHAKCHFVAIDIFTGKKLEDIVPSSHNCDVPHVNRTDYQLIDISEDGFVSLLTENGNTKDDLRLPTDDNLLTQIKDGFAEGKDLVVSVMSAMGEEQICALKDIGPK; this is translated from the exons ATGTCGGACGAGGAGCACCAGTTTGAGTCAAAGGCCGATGCCGGTGCATCTAAAACTTACCCTCAACAAGCTGGTACTATCCGTAAGAACGGTCACATCGTCATCAAAGGCCGTCCCTGCAag GTTGTGGAAGTCTCTACATCCAAAACTGGAAAGCATGGTCATGCAAAATGTCATTTTGTCGCTATAGACATCTTCACTGGAAAGAAGCTTGAGGATATTGTTCCATCTTCACACAATTGTGAT GTGCCCCATGTTAATCGTACAGATTATCAGCTTATTGACATCTCTGAAGATGGATTT GTGAGTCTGCTCACCGAGAATGGTAACACCAAGGATGACCTTAGGCTGCCTACTGATGACAACCTCCTTACACAG ATCAAGGATGGGTTTGCTGAGGGAAAAGACCTTGTCGTGTCTGTCATGTCAGCCATGGGTGAGGAGCAGATTTGTGCCCTGAAGGATATTGGTCCCAAGTAA